The genomic window ATCACTTTAAACTCCTAATGTCTATTTTATCCCAATTCCCCAAGCTTTGTTAGGGGTTGGTGAGGGGAAGTTACATTTACTTGACTTTACAGTTTTCCTATTCCTAGCAGGAACTCAACACATATGTtttcaagtttaaaaatttagatTCATTTAGCGAAATTCATTATtatatagaaacagccagactgataTCTATATGTCCCGTTTATCGATTGTTCGAAATCTACAGCAGCTGAAACTGATAAGAAACTGACGGGGATGAAATTGACACGGCCTGTTTgtcgattggtcaaaacctacagcgacctaagaaagatcacggactgcacgaaataatcatgatgatgtcaaactcaaagtctcacaatagacgatttggctgtttctttaagctaacgttcttatatacattaacagcaatttagtgaatttcacttacttttcataattaatttaataattagttcaaagaaagatgttaataaaaacaataaaatgctttctttaatgattcatgcgggttatgaaggtacatgtagcgatcattgtagaaaaaaattacgTAATCCGTGTTagggatatatattttttctgcaatgtcgctaccttcatatcccgaatgaatcaccacaGAAAGCATTTTTTAGTTTGAATAAGCATACATAAACGATTGGTGCTCATTATGAAACGTAGGTGAAGATCTAGAGATCTGTAGTCTGTTCTGATGGACACTTCTAGCTGCCTATTGTATGTCAATCCATAGTAGTAGATATGCAGCaatcattttaatatgaaaCGATTTTCCGGTGATAAATGTGCGATATTTGTTAAAGTCTTTTCTTAAGTTTAGACTAATTTCATAATAAGTAATAGGGGGAAAATTGTCCGAAATTCGACTGCTTGTTTGGATGTAAATCGAAGGACTTTTATATCTTGCCCGCTTCAACTTTTAATTATGGACAATCTTTTAATCCTCCATTACTCAAAACGTTTGGGTTTATTTTTACCTTTACTAGTTTTTAATTCCCCCAAAAAtgtcaagttgttgatttgaattgCATATGGTAGTGATTTTTTTCAGATCGGACATAACATTACCGGAAATCtctattgtcaagtcgtacataaattTCCTGGTTTAATAATTTCGGATTTcttatgataatttaaaaataaattaatcgaTTGCCTTGAAATTAAGTAGGGTATGTCCTTTCAAGATGTAAAAGAAGagttcaaagtttgatgaacATTTATGAGAGGGTTTTCTTAGAACTTTGCTAAAAAGCTGAAAATGGACAGACATACACTCACAGCAGCGATGCTTAATCCCGCTCGCAACAAGTTCCTCGAGGGGATAAAAAAGGTTGTTGGCTATTATGATAAGAGTACAATACTGCTGAgcagtttagttttttttttattacctatCGCTTGTTTCATTATTTCATagggtacatgtaaatattaaattttatatttataatacttTCCTGTTTATGTGATTTAAGGTGGACTTAACGGAAATTTAAGCGTAAAATGTGAACCTCCATCAAACACAACAACATCAAGTGTCTCATCAACAATTTCAACAACCACGTCAACAATTCCACAGCTATCATATGAGGCCTCTTCTATTAAATCATCAATATCTGTGGTAAACGCCAACAATAATGCAGATACCACTATGTCCTTAAAGACGACCACTGCCAATAAATATCCATTGCCAGTAGAGTCAGCACAGAATACATCAGAGATTACGATATGTAAATATGCAGATGAATTATACTATTGTTACGATTTTGAAAGAAGAAGAACCTCATAAGTTTAGTTGGGGTTTTGGGGGCGGGGGGTCCGTGTGTTTGCGTTCGTGCGTGCGTGATTAGTCAAGTCAATCGTACATTGTAGCTTAAGATTATACAGGCGAGATACGTTTCATTTTATACACTCAACAAAACCTCTAAGAGTTCACCCAGTATAATGTTTCTACTATATGTTATAAGCACGTTATTTGTCTTGTCATcagtaaaaataattgtaattaCACTGGAAAGTTTAGCtgtaatcgattaaattacgATATTTACAAGTATTGTCGATTACTTGAAAAAGAGTAATCATTACAATCGATTACGATTACTCGATTACGAATAAACAGGCGCAAAAATACTATGTTTTTACGTTtcattgatgttttattttatttgtgctacatatttattgataaagagataacaaaattacaaaatgttgcgaaatgtttaaagtttcattttattttatttctggattttcaaattattttatttattaggattaaaacttaaaagtttatacatgttatatctaatcgcagcttctcgggcctttccggcaagctcggaaaaacacatCGAATGTATAACAAAGGCGTCTATGAcgacccccctttttataaaacttgatataaatacaacacattttacgatctgttgagatgtaagctagacttcattaaagtaaatgttATACCCTAGAATATAACACAAACCCGACTTACaaggctgtctagccgatacttattttaatgggaagcgacccaattttgtataaaattctaacatccggcaatgttaatacattcaaggtgtttttccgagtctcccggaaaggcccgagaagatgcgattgatgttacatgtatatcttcatTTGACTCTATCTTTCACACCGAGATTTCCTCTGATTGTGAATATGATTAAGTTGGGGAATACCTTGGTAGGATGCCACTCGGCCTTCTACTGGTTGCTAATGGAAAAGAGAAACAATtccgtaaaattaaaacaagttctttattctttaatCGTCGGGTGGAAAGTctgataaaacatattttgaaacacACTGTGGTAAAACACAGCAGTGCGAGAAGGCGAGATTGTTTTAACCCTTATAATCTAAGGATCGATAATTCCGCATAAGTATAAAAATGCATAACGCttataaaatgcaagaaaactagaaaacaaaatataaactgttgtcatgaaataattaaagagGAAATAACTTACAAATATTACTTAGCTAACGATTCTTAAACCAACCTTCTCAGTCTGAAGAGTTCACTACAGGTTAACAATAATTATGCGGCTAattatagatagttttaaattccctgaattttaaaactttaatgttacACATCTATACTCAACAACATTTTGGTTACAATATATTATCCTTGACATATCCAAGATAAGGGTTGATACAGTAATCgcgtaaaataaaaattcgacattattctgtttttattgggttatttttaatgattttttttaaattttattaatttattattgctttttattagactatattttgtatcatacatgtatatttaaaccaaataaaaagaaacacgTTTCTTTTTTCAGATATAATCGCCGGTTCTGCTGCCGGGGGAGCGCTTATAATTGTTTGTCTGATCATTATCACTATAATATTGATAAACAGGTCAGTGTCAATATATCACTTTACTAAGAATATAAAGGCTAGATTTTGTTGATCGTTAACTTGCTATGTTTTGAATTTACGAGAAAAAAAAGTTAGCAATTTGATATTAGTTTGTAAAGATTATAAAGTTTTCCTGGTAAATTTGTCAGATCAAGGAGTGaaggaaacaaaaatatatctttggAAGCGAATATGGCGCATACAAATGAGGTTTTCGATAAAAACACTGAATTGCCTGACAATCCTTTATATCTCTCGTCACAACCTTTAGACGAACTTGGGTACATTTCGGATCAGGAAAAGCAACATGATTTACCACCGACGGATTCAAAATCGGAAACTAAAATTCTCTCAAACTATGACGTTCCTCCTAACAATAAACCTATTGATAATAATGAATCTTCAATGCCGGTGTATGCAGttcaaaaaaaaagtaaagtaCAAACGCCTTCGGTCAGTACTGGAGACGTTTATGCGCATGTGTGTAAATCAAACAGCAAATTTCGGTACGAAAACATGAAAGTTGAAAAAGACGCCGCTGTAGCAAAGCTATCGAACACCGATGACAAAGATGAACTCACTATAAGCACATGTTATGCCGAAATAAAGTGTCCTTGAAGAACGTACATTTTTGACACTGTTTATTTATGTGATCTTTTACTTTCTTTtccacaatttttttatgtgcAGCTTTATTGTCTCTTGTGCAAATCTTATTTTTACGAAAATTCAATCTCTTAATGATTTAAGACCAAACCTAGTCATTTATTGAAGAGTACAAAGCATAAAAGTTGCACGATTTATCGGAGTtcatatgcatacatgtatgcttttCTATCATACACttcaaatgtataaaaaatgattgtttattgttaatatatatgaGCTCAATTGTCTGATAATCATTTTAATTGTTATCCAAGTTCATGTATTAATCATTTGGaggtttaaaattattttgttgtttattttatttaatcactTGCTTTGTGTTCTAagattatgaataaaaaaacgCCTTGCGTCTTACCCAATGCAATTTCTATTGGACACATGGCAATGTATTTAGTCAATAAATgcactattttcacaattaattaCATAgaggtttttttaatattaccaCACAACCCCAAACTATATcagatgttttaaaataaacaaatataaattaaaagagAACTGAAAACCACACCTTCCATTGGATACGTGTGTATATAGTCTGCGGTACACACCCACAGTCTTTAACGTAACAGGGAGGCATATGCACCACATAAAAGTACAACCTTTAGGATCACAAGaaacaaaagatttttattagacagtaaagaaaccaaaaaaccaaaaattagaaaaagaaCACCAGAGGTGTAGTCTACAGCATTGCATAGCTATTAAGCTGATTTCTTTTcgattcaaaattttattttaggaaCCCAAACTTATCTATGATAAAGGTAATATAAAACGTTGTGAGTTAGGCACAcaatcacaaaattaaaaaaaaaaattatcgacAAATAGATATATAAAGAACATTCATGAGTTCGTACAAAAAAGCCAAAGCCAAAAAATCTTAGGGAATCGACGAATTGCATTAAAGAGTCCCGGTACACATGTAGTCTTGTTATCTGAACTATGTCCCCAGATGTTTATGCTACCaaatttattattcaatataatcaaaattaaacctCAGAGTTataacgatgttcattcaacaGTGTAAAAATAACGCCAAGACTTCTCTTTAAAGCGCCCATTTAGCTTTTCACGTTTTattacggagattttgcatttcaaaaatCAGGTGTTCCAAGTGACttccaaaatgaaaaaaagttttgaaataaaaatatttatcattaattgataaacgaagtatatatttcatttaatgctTTATTAAATCACTTGAGCATTATtcaatttatatgataaaaactGACACCAAAGATGTAATGGCCCTGATAACGTCTGATGAAATAATGTAATAATATcagaaatctgtttttgttaggtatttaattattttcatcaGTAAGTTACCATTTGTGAATATTGGTATGAAACGTATTCCGATGTTGATGTAAACAAAGGGCTGTGGCTGGATTTACATTAGATGGGTATACCTATCTTAAAATTAAGAATACAGTGTAATAtataggacaacaaagtagtgccttaAAGCGAAAAAGTTCCTTTACTTGCAGGATATTAACACTTTAAAGTTAAAGTATAGCAACTCGTATCACACAGAGTTCGAcgctttaaaaattaaatcaaatcaaaacaagaggcactgtgagcaagctcacaaatgattcTCCCCGCTAATTAAAAACATCATAactatttaattgaaaataatgcaTGCTATTTATTTCGCCGTCTAAGCTCCGTAAATAACTACTCtctgtttttctttaatttaataataaataaatatgagtacacaaaccaatttcttttctttaaattccattttatttcaacttaactGCTAATGCATAAAGGCATTTGCATCCTTATGATAACGAACACGATTATCCACAAGTCAAGCAGCCTCTTGGAATACCgagttttatttcatattttttttccacaccccccccccccggccaaaAAAACATCGGGTCAGGCAATTCTCAGAGAAGCGGGCGGGTAAaagaatctaaaaattaatttatgtgGCCTGACAtaagcaagctttgtgtcaaattccAGCTTCGAATCATTTCCTTCATACAAAATATGACACAGAGAGGAATTAAGCATTATTTAATGACATTaaacttgcccaaatgaccttagGTCAAAACACACCTGCTGGTTCAATTTGACACTTTTCTGTCAGTGatcttgaccttgcccgaatgaccttggttcaaggtcttGACATAACCTTAGATCATAAGCAAtctatgtttgaaataagaacttccaatgtgtCTACATAAAAAGAGATATGGAcaggacacgaattttgcactttttttctgccagtgaccctGACCTTTCTCCTTTCTCAAATGACTTAAGGTCAAGGTAATGACACATCCTAGGATTATAAGCtatctttgtgtaaagtaagaacttccaatgtttatTCATAAGAGGACATGGAAAGGACAcgtattttgcacagacagacggacggacaagttGATTCCTATATACATTCCCAaacttcgtttttttttttttttttggggggggggggcactgaACATAGATCTAGAAACGTATCatttacagtaccgatcagtgcgtatagttgactccaaaagcaattctctagtaaaccccgagtggaaccaaatttacaaaaagtaatcccaaagtaaacccagatagtaaacccagggttttgTTGGGGTTtatctggtgttaggttgggtctgatcggtactgtatataaaatttcaggtcaattcaaattttcaagtcTTGTATATTTTTGCCCAACTTATCCATATgtatgtcatttcatgatatttttctaccacattttatatggaaatataatattcaCATACACAAGTCATTTTTACGCAAAAAGTAAATGTATATCATTCATATAAAGTTCCATatcattcaggtctttagtatgttcggtccaaacactgttttaaCTCCGGTTTGCCaaagtaactgcataggagagttgattaaaatcaactttttgtaTAGAAATATAACAAGCGTTTTGAGAGTATTACATAAGCATTACACGTCCCTTACCGGTTTGTTTTATTCTAATAaagcttacattttttttaaactgttataaAAGAGATGtaatgctttaatcagagataaaagaacagaagaaattcaaataatatagttgatatagaaatgaaataaaaaaatgggtaaaataatactctcttttttatctcctgtaatttcgccaagtccattaggtatttgctggtagaaatttgcgaaaacaatgcactgttatgcagaattttatttcttaccgtcttctgtaccccgaatcaacagaccaacccgatgacgaacccgattgtaataatacaacaagtgaaaagctgtcaatgtgacagcaaaccgggttttcttttatgtgaactgtatccataatccatgtcaacctgTATTCAGTGAAATGGATAAGGTgaaagggtaccctatatgcaatattttgcccaaaaatgactaagttcaaaagctggtattttttcattaattatcggaaatctaaatcctagcaatatgcacacctctgatatatgtacaattgatctgcaaaagaacaacttcctatcttgaaaactgtaggaggagttatccgtacaatgagggtaccctatatgcaatattttgccaaaaaatgactcagttcaaaagctggtattgttttcataaataatcagaaatcaaaatcctagcaatatgcacacagTCATctgatatatttacaatttcaccatttaataaccggatttttccgtcgGAAAAAAaactgtcgattaaatttactaCACAATGCTTGATACttttttacagaacttattaatttgtaagacacaataaaaggaatgatataagtaatacacgatattattactgacttcATACTTGCCTcgtttatttaatacacaacAATCCCcctaacgaacccgaacattaaaaaattggaatataaaaaattaattttctcgaaaatatgtcaaccagacgctacaaaagtgttaacttgatctgtagtttgacattttgaagctgttaagcaaatttcatattattactCAAAcgcttaaagaaaaaaagtgtaagtgggacagacaaacggacggacaggcggacgcagaggaaagctttAGTCCCCTCAGATGAacccggtaggggactaatattCACACACACTAAGtcatttttatgcaaaacataaaagtatatcatttatataacgTTTCAGATcgttcaggtctttagtatgtcccggtCCAAACACCgttttacttccggtttgccagagtaactgcataggagagttgattaaaatcaactcccaaaaaccaaaa from Magallana gigas chromosome 9, xbMagGiga1.1, whole genome shotgun sequence includes these protein-coding regions:
- the LOC117691687 gene encoding uncharacterized protein, with translation MNFLVCVFKYSVKMKGPLSVFVLTVFFVTAKGQCPSNVENSLIASCDGSKKYGPNVYADFYRIKRPCNCIVTPSFVGELLVTSKEVIINLCDTRVSVSPGISFGCPLPSFSSYTLNVQINKTVNIQAEYIPPSTTGTFYHCVGFQQNGGLNGNLSVKCEPPSNTTTSSVSSTISTTTSTIPQLSYEASSIKSSISVVNANNNADTTMSLKTTTANKYPLPVESAQNTSEITIYIIAGSAAGGALIIVCLIIITIILINRSRSEGNKNISLEANMAHTNEVFDKNTELPDNPLYLSSQPLDELGYISDQEKQHDLPPTDSKSETKILSNYDVPPNNKPIDNNESSMPVYAVQKKSKVQTPSVSTGDVYAHVCKSNSKFRYENMKVEKDAAVAKLSNTDDKDELTISTCYAEIKCP